One stretch of Leadbetterella byssophila DSM 17132 DNA includes these proteins:
- a CDS encoding SusC/RagA family TonB-linked outer membrane protein, whose protein sequence is MSKSFTPLRSYGFVLVLWLACCSAALAQITVSGKIQHEDQSPAAGAVVSVKGSNSSALADAEGNYRIAAPGNGVLIFSLVGTVSQEVPINNRSVINVTLAEDVATLDEVVVVGYGTQKKVNLSGAVAQVGGEALMNRPVANATGALQGVLPGVTVFRGSGQPGAEGYGIRIRGFSSANTTSALVLVDGIQMDLNLVNPDDIESISVLKDASASAIYGARAAGGVVLVTTRKGAAGKTRINFNSYYGINATARQPQRLNSWDEQMLIDESRINATGNPEFSAEQMEWLKNSNFSVRPNPTQDRWEYFGNNNWLKEGMDKYNSMQNHTLSISGGNDKTNYLVSGSYYKRDGVLRYGPDDNSRYNIKTNINTELNKYMKLEIVAGYTGSVVNENAYGTEQIINRLYRSRARQSLYVPEEDITGQPYNGDLQINAVDIEKNAGLEQRIYESFTGKVNLKIHSLVKGLSFDLSAWRNQDYYSMENDSRTLLWYGRTTNTVRFRINDPNTKRMVKNRGYHNNLQGVVNYDFTVADAHHFTLLGGASYEDYKKDEFSAGAQGMITNDFFSFNFADPLTKTNGDNNASWAMGSVFGRMNYDYRERYLLEASFRYDGSSRLAPSNRWQLFPSFSAAWRLDQEEFMKDQSLFSSFKLRGSWGQLGNGAVLGLYDYIALLTSGLTQSGNLVFNDTRTQYLYQSQLASPQKTWETVEQVNGGVDVGFLKERLRLTADYYVKRNKDMLAQLNLPSLIGVSVPVMNIGELKSWGWELDLRWRDRINSKMDYRIGFNISDNQNELVKYDGLNSIGSGGVIPLLEGYPLNSVWGYKTDGFFQTNEEYQEYKKTVSTPFFPNNAGAGDIKYLDLNGDGVISAGDATPESSGDLVYLGTTNARYTYGVDLGLNWKNFDISVFFQGAANRKFLINEGTLSPMLGTADMPWTIHMDRWTPENPDAYFPRMYQTSAHNYRPSDRWAQNGNYLRLKNVQVGYNVPMKTQKIQRLRVYFSGQDLWEQTKVMKVFDPEVGNNVSATTYPFYRSYSFGLNLTF, encoded by the coding sequence ATGTCAAAAAGTTTTACCCCATTGCGGAGCTACGGCTTCGTCCTAGTGCTTTGGTTGGCCTGTTGTAGTGCCGCCCTCGCACAAATTACTGTTAGCGGGAAAATCCAACATGAAGATCAGTCGCCTGCTGCGGGTGCAGTAGTCTCGGTGAAAGGATCGAATTCCTCTGCTTTGGCAGATGCTGAGGGAAATTACCGCATTGCTGCTCCCGGAAACGGAGTCTTAATCTTTAGCCTCGTGGGAACCGTCTCACAGGAAGTACCCATCAATAATCGTTCAGTTATCAATGTAACATTAGCAGAAGATGTTGCTACCCTGGACGAAGTAGTGGTGGTAGGTTATGGTACCCAGAAGAAAGTGAACCTGAGCGGTGCAGTAGCGCAAGTAGGAGGAGAGGCGCTTATGAACCGTCCTGTGGCTAATGCTACAGGAGCTCTTCAGGGTGTATTGCCGGGTGTAACCGTATTCAGAGGAAGCGGTCAACCGGGTGCTGAAGGTTATGGTATCCGCATCAGAGGTTTTTCATCTGCTAATACCACCAGCGCATTAGTACTTGTAGATGGAATTCAAATGGACTTGAACCTAGTAAACCCAGATGATATTGAGTCCATCTCCGTACTTAAAGATGCTTCAGCATCTGCTATCTATGGTGCTCGTGCTGCAGGAGGGGTGGTTTTAGTTACTACCAGAAAAGGTGCAGCAGGAAAAACCAGAATCAATTTCAATTCTTACTATGGTATTAACGCCACGGCCCGTCAGCCACAGAGACTAAACTCATGGGACGAGCAAATGCTGATTGATGAATCCAGAATCAATGCTACCGGTAACCCGGAATTCAGTGCAGAGCAGATGGAGTGGCTAAAGAATTCTAACTTCTCCGTTAGGCCAAACCCTACCCAAGACAGATGGGAGTACTTTGGGAATAACAACTGGCTGAAAGAAGGTATGGATAAGTATAATTCCATGCAAAACCATACCCTGTCCATCAGTGGTGGAAATGACAAGACGAATTATCTAGTATCAGGAAGCTACTACAAGAGAGACGGTGTGCTAAGATATGGTCCAGATGATAACTCTAGATACAATATCAAGACCAATATCAATACCGAGCTGAACAAGTACATGAAGTTGGAGATCGTGGCGGGTTACACCGGATCTGTAGTGAACGAGAACGCGTACGGAACGGAACAAATCATCAACAGATTATATAGAAGTAGGGCTAGACAAAGCTTGTACGTTCCTGAAGAAGATATCACTGGCCAGCCTTATAATGGAGACTTGCAGATTAATGCTGTGGATATCGAGAAGAATGCGGGTTTAGAGCAACGTATTTACGAGTCGTTTACCGGCAAGGTGAACTTAAAAATACACAGTCTGGTAAAAGGTTTGAGCTTTGATCTTTCCGCATGGAGAAATCAAGACTATTATTCCATGGAGAATGATAGCAGAACCCTCCTTTGGTACGGAAGAACCACAAATACCGTTCGTTTCCGTATCAATGACCCCAATACGAAGAGAATGGTGAAGAACAGAGGTTACCACAATAACCTCCAAGGGGTAGTCAACTATGACTTTACAGTAGCAGATGCACATCACTTCACCTTATTAGGTGGTGCTTCGTATGAAGATTATAAGAAAGACGAGTTCTCTGCAGGGGCTCAAGGCATGATCACGAATGATTTCTTCAGTTTCAACTTCGCCGATCCTCTTACTAAGACCAATGGAGACAACAATGCTTCATGGGCCATGGGATCTGTATTTGGAAGAATGAACTATGATTATCGCGAAAGATACTTATTAGAAGCTTCATTTAGATATGACGGTAGTTCAAGGTTGGCTCCGTCTAACCGTTGGCAACTATTCCCTTCCTTCTCTGCAGCCTGGAGATTGGATCAAGAGGAATTCATGAAGGATCAAAGCCTTTTCTCCTCCTTTAAGCTGAGAGGATCTTGGGGACAATTAGGTAACGGAGCAGTATTGGGTCTATATGATTATATCGCCTTATTAACCAGCGGTTTGACGCAGTCCGGAAACCTAGTGTTCAATGATACTCGTACACAATATCTGTATCAATCGCAATTAGCATCTCCTCAAAAGACCTGGGAGACGGTTGAACAAGTGAACGGAGGAGTTGACGTAGGCTTCTTAAAAGAAAGATTACGTTTGACGGCTGATTACTATGTGAAGCGCAATAAAGACATGTTAGCTCAGCTTAACCTTCCTAGCCTTATCGGAGTGTCCGTGCCTGTGATGAATATTGGTGAGTTGAAAAGTTGGGGCTGGGAATTGGATTTGAGATGGAGAGACAGAATTAACTCTAAAATGGATTATAGGATAGGTTTCAATATTTCGGATAACCAAAATGAACTGGTGAAATACGATGGTCTGAACTCTATAGGAAGTGGAGGGGTCATTCCTTTGCTTGAAGGATATCCATTAAACTCCGTATGGGGTTATAAGACAGATGGCTTCTTCCAAACCAATGAAGAATACCAGGAATACAAGAAAACGGTATCCACTCCATTCTTCCCGAACAATGCAGGTGCCGGGGATATCAAATACTTGGATTTGAACGGTGATGGTGTGATCTCTGCCGGAGATGCTACCCCTGAAAGCTCGGGCGACCTAGTTTACTTGGGCACTACTAATGCTCGTTACACCTATGGTGTGGATTTAGGTCTGAACTGGAAGAATTTTGATATTTCTGTCTTCTTCCAAGGTGCCGCTAACAGGAAGTTCTTGATTAACGAGGGTACTTTATCTCCTATGCTAGGAACGGCAGATATGCCATGGACTATACACATGGATCGCTGGACACCGGAAAACCCGGACGCTTACTTCCCTAGAATGTATCAGACCAGTGCGCATAACTATAGACCATCTGACCGTTGGGCTCAGAATGGTAACTACTTGAGATTAAAGAATGTGCAAGTGGGGTATAATGTACCTATGAAGACTCAGAAGATCCAAAGGCTTCGCGTGTACTTCTCCGGACAGGATCTATGGGAACAAACTAAGGTGATGAAAGTATTTGATCCGGAAGTAGGAAATAACGTAAGTGCTACCACTTATCCTTTCTACAGATCGTATTCTTTTGGTTTGAATCTTACTTTCTAA
- a CDS encoding sodium-independent anion transporter — protein MYGPLFFGSTTAFLEKLEPEEDPKVIVLDFRESRIVDMSAIEALKKIVEKYENAGKSLTLRHLSSKSIVLLEQAKGFLNIPIEKGS, from the coding sequence ATCTACGGTCCACTCTTCTTTGGTTCCACCACTGCCTTTTTAGAGAAACTTGAACCGGAGGAAGATCCCAAAGTTATTGTATTGGATTTTAGAGAATCCAGGATAGTAGACATGTCTGCCATAGAAGCATTGAAAAAGATAGTAGAAAAATACGAAAATGCGGGCAAGAGCCTCACTCTTCGTCACCTTAGTTCTAAGAGTATAGTATTATTAGAACAAGCCAAAGGTTTCTTAAACATTCCCATTGAAAAAGGCAGTTGA
- a CDS encoding dihydrofolate reductase family protein: MGKLSLFIACSIDGYIAKENDDLTFLKTVEKEGEDYGYARFVEGIDTYLIGRKTYDYVAREIGPDYYIKNEKEVYVATRTPRERDGNLIFYSGDLVDLVNKLKAQGRNIYCDGGGQVIRTLLEHHLIDEMIISIVPVTLGSGVRLFQAGFPEAKWSLHEVKAYDTGLVQMRWGLKK, translated from the coding sequence ATGGGAAAGTTAAGTTTATTTATAGCCTGTAGCATAGATGGTTATATAGCCAAAGAGAACGATGACCTGACCTTTTTGAAGACTGTAGAGAAGGAAGGAGAAGACTACGGTTATGCCAGGTTTGTAGAGGGGATTGATACGTATCTGATAGGTCGAAAAACCTATGATTATGTGGCCAGGGAGATTGGCCCGGATTATTATATCAAGAATGAAAAAGAAGTGTATGTGGCTACTCGCACGCCAAGGGAAAGAGATGGGAATCTGATCTTTTATTCAGGAGATCTGGTGGACCTAGTGAATAAGCTTAAAGCCCAAGGGAGAAATATTTACTGCGACGGCGGAGGCCAGGTTATCAGGACCTTATTGGAACACCATCTGATAGACGAAATGATCATTTCCATCGTTCCGGTAACCTTAGGAAGCGGAGTGAGATTGTTTCAAGCCGGATTTCCGGAAGCCAAATGGAGTCTACATGAAGTAAAAGCTTATGACACCGGACTGGTGCAGATGAGGTGGGGTTTAAAAAAATAA
- a CDS encoding SusD/RagB family nutrient-binding outer membrane lipoprotein translates to MMKKYICILSTLVLLFTSTSCEKFLDVNKNENDPTSVGVSTLLTASEVTIGRAFSIGTTLGDAMSLYTHQLTGRISSDRYALLGSNIGWNDIYNAITNLDVIIEQGTAESRLAYAGVAKILKAYTFSVMVDTWGDLPYSEHNSFKQGITQPKFDKGSDIYPQLIELIDSGIADINNTTINPSKPANDDIIYKGDLTKWKKAANTLKLKMYVQQRLIKDVKAEVTALLSNPDGLINAQNESFMVTFGPNGATDDRHSGYSIYTAAQRSNEMISPWFYEILKGYNKDIYTGLEDPRIPYYFYNQKSATAAPENQTEYRDGGFISIVFGSTGPFRDGSNSITISLPGIYPVGGRYDDGAGIHINSTSTITPATAGTGAAPQKLITYADRIFLEAELINAGIISGNEAEVFNKGVKASMEQVDYVITNYVKPSQSVPTLATSAKSVAYQEAVAQAFASASASRRLEYIMTQKWIANYGSGATNYVDYRRTNYPVMFDPNNPKHAPEGLFQPPVDGNPLVKPQQAVPVSVSNPYPLTLPWPQGELDLNGSAPPQKSPGAYKPFWLP, encoded by the coding sequence ATGATGAAGAAATATATATGCATCCTTTCTACTCTGGTACTCCTGTTTACGAGTACGAGTTGTGAGAAGTTCCTGGATGTGAATAAGAATGAAAACGATCCTACCAGTGTAGGTGTATCCACTCTTTTAACGGCTTCTGAGGTAACCATAGGTAGAGCGTTCTCTATAGGAACTACATTAGGAGATGCCATGTCCTTGTATACTCACCAGTTGACCGGTCGTATCTCCTCTGACCGTTATGCCTTATTGGGATCTAACATTGGCTGGAATGATATCTACAACGCCATTACTAACCTAGATGTAATCATTGAGCAAGGTACTGCTGAGTCAAGATTAGCATATGCGGGTGTAGCTAAGATTCTTAAAGCTTACACTTTCAGTGTGATGGTAGATACTTGGGGAGACCTTCCTTATTCAGAGCATAATAGCTTTAAGCAAGGGATCACTCAACCTAAATTTGACAAGGGTTCTGATATTTATCCTCAATTGATCGAATTGATTGATTCAGGTATAGCAGACATCAATAACACTACCATTAACCCTTCTAAGCCTGCGAATGATGATATCATCTATAAAGGTGATTTGACCAAGTGGAAGAAAGCTGCAAATACTTTGAAATTAAAGATGTATGTGCAGCAAAGATTGATTAAAGACGTAAAGGCAGAAGTGACGGCATTATTGTCTAATCCTGATGGATTGATCAATGCTCAGAACGAAAGTTTCATGGTGACCTTTGGACCTAATGGTGCTACGGATGACCGTCATTCAGGTTACTCCATTTACACTGCAGCTCAGCGTTCAAACGAGATGATCAGCCCTTGGTTCTATGAGATTTTAAAGGGTTATAATAAGGATATCTACACCGGATTAGAAGATCCTAGAATTCCTTATTACTTCTATAATCAGAAGTCGGCTACAGCTGCTCCAGAAAACCAAACGGAATACAGAGACGGAGGATTTATCTCTATTGTTTTTGGTTCTACAGGACCTTTCCGTGACGGATCAAACAGTATTACCATCAGCTTACCGGGTATATATCCTGTAGGTGGTAGATACGATGACGGTGCAGGTATTCATATCAACTCTACCAGTACTATCACTCCTGCCACTGCGGGTACGGGTGCTGCTCCTCAGAAGTTGATCACTTACGCGGATAGAATCTTCTTAGAAGCGGAATTGATCAATGCCGGTATCATCAGCGGAAATGAAGCAGAAGTGTTTAATAAAGGCGTTAAAGCTTCAATGGAGCAAGTGGATTATGTGATTACTAACTATGTGAAGCCATCTCAGTCGGTACCTACTTTAGCTACTTCAGCTAAGTCGGTAGCTTACCAAGAGGCGGTAGCTCAAGCCTTTGCTTCTGCATCTGCTTCTAGAAGGTTAGAGTATATTATGACTCAGAAGTGGATTGCGAACTATGGTTCGGGAGCTACTAACTATGTAGATTATCGTAGAACGAACTATCCTGTGATGTTTGATCCAAATAACCCGAAACATGCTCCTGAAGGTTTATTCCAGCCGCCGGTTGACGGTAACCCTCTGGTTAAACCTCAGCAAGCGGTTCCAGTTTCCGTGTCAAACCCTTATCCTTTGACCTTACCATGGCCACAGGGCGAGTTGGATCTTAACGGTTCAGCACCTCCTCAGAAATCTCCTGGTGCGTATAAACCGTTCTGGTTGCCTTAA
- a CDS encoding SusC/RagA family TonB-linked outer membrane protein: MKKTVLLILTFMMCSLSALMAQTRTVKGKVTSADDGTPVPGVTVMVKGSTNGTQTNADGNYELGVAPNSTLVFSFIGMISKEVVVGNQSLINVVLESSEQNLQEVVVTALGIQRDQKAIGYAVSKVDPNSVLQRSEPDLLKGLQGKVPGVDIRASQGVPGSGTRIQIRGISSFGLDTQPLIVVDGIPYSNETLTTSNQSSGGAAYGNGLANLDPNDIEDMTVLKGAAAAALYGSRASRGVVVITTKSGSGKKGAKAINVSYKGGFSVEEIANLPEFQNLYGAGANWRVQGANGSWGGKFGQGNIYDASGNVIRKSSSGLDSIPATTWATMYRSYPELFPNGMAVYKAYPNNVKDLFTTGKVYENSVSVNGGEGRTTFNATLSNVNHEGYVMNSSYVRNNISVGGQTAYKGFTFGGNVAYSKSTQKGGFFGQTQSFISQWGRTFTMARNWDIVGYPQTDRSGNQIGFNDGQYTNPVWGAEHNVATSVDDRVTGRAFAEYKVNSWININYNFGVNRAMTSRDELIDRSSYGGTGGENALGSLKEDLYTTQEVQSTLLAILKPRISDFMTLDIKLGNDVNWRNSRRQTVHGVDFIVPGVYNIMNTNIRRFSADEKYNRRLVGLFADATLGFKNVAFLNVSARQDRTSTLPFENATYFYPGVSGSVIYSDLFDIKSSWFSYGKIRAGWAKVGNDAQPQRGEDIFVINSNGFMGLPRASRGTTTYDPNLTPEFTSELELGTDFALFKNRISGEVTWYDKRSTNLIYAISVPTTTGYSSYYTNIGEIRNTGWEIGLSVKPVVKNDLNWVVRGAFTKNINTVESLVDGIDRANIGSMAYIEPGMPYGYLRGSKAARDEEGNLLVDANTGMVYTDPTQGMVGNPTPKFKLGITNVVNYKGFTFNVLWDMTYGGDLYSESVQSMLGRGTTRDTEDREWNAVIKGVVANPIPVVGADGVSRYVPLLVDGQKIPNQTRITSNDLYFSSGSNVGTFATNGATEFSIYDATVYRLREISIGYDLPKHIVSKMKLQNVNISVSGRNLWYMAPNMPKYINFDPEIGSFGSSQVQGVELSGAPTAKRYGLNLNVTF, from the coding sequence ATGAAGAAAACTGTACTTCTAATCCTTACCTTCATGATGTGCTCTCTGAGTGCGCTCATGGCCCAGACCAGAACGGTCAAGGGTAAGGTCACATCTGCTGATGACGGAACGCCGGTGCCCGGTGTTACCGTGATGGTGAAGGGGTCCACAAACGGTACCCAAACGAATGCCGACGGAAATTATGAATTGGGGGTTGCGCCGAACTCCACCTTGGTTTTTAGTTTCATTGGTATGATCTCCAAAGAGGTGGTCGTTGGTAATCAAAGTTTGATCAACGTGGTCCTGGAAAGTTCTGAGCAGAACTTACAGGAAGTGGTGGTGACTGCATTAGGTATCCAAAGAGATCAGAAGGCCATAGGTTATGCGGTTTCTAAGGTGGATCCTAACTCCGTACTTCAAAGATCTGAGCCGGATCTATTAAAAGGACTTCAGGGAAAAGTTCCTGGTGTAGATATCCGTGCTTCTCAAGGGGTACCTGGTTCAGGTACACGTATTCAGATTAGAGGTATTTCTTCATTCGGTTTGGATACTCAGCCTCTCATCGTAGTGGACGGTATTCCTTACAGCAATGAGACATTAACTACTTCTAACCAGTCTTCAGGTGGTGCGGCTTACGGTAACGGTCTAGCTAACCTTGACCCGAATGATATTGAAGACATGACCGTTCTTAAAGGTGCAGCTGCAGCAGCACTTTATGGATCTCGTGCTTCTAGAGGGGTTGTGGTAATTACCACAAAATCAGGTAGTGGTAAAAAAGGAGCTAAGGCCATCAACGTTTCTTACAAAGGTGGATTTAGCGTGGAAGAAATTGCTAACCTTCCGGAATTCCAAAACCTATACGGTGCAGGTGCCAACTGGCGCGTACAGGGTGCGAATGGATCATGGGGAGGCAAGTTTGGCCAAGGAAACATCTATGATGCTTCTGGTAATGTTATTCGTAAATCAAGTTCAGGACTAGATTCGATACCTGCCACTACATGGGCTACCATGTATAGAAGTTATCCGGAATTATTCCCTAATGGAATGGCTGTTTATAAAGCATATCCGAATAACGTGAAAGACCTGTTTACTACCGGTAAAGTGTATGAAAACTCGGTTTCTGTTAACGGTGGAGAAGGTAGAACAACCTTTAACGCTACTCTATCAAATGTAAATCATGAGGGTTATGTGATGAACTCCTCATACGTGAGAAATAACATCAGTGTAGGTGGACAAACTGCGTACAAAGGCTTTACTTTCGGCGGTAATGTTGCGTACTCTAAATCCACACAAAAGGGTGGTTTCTTCGGTCAGACTCAAAGCTTTATCAGTCAGTGGGGTAGAACCTTTACCATGGCGAGAAACTGGGACATTGTAGGTTATCCGCAAACTGACCGTTCGGGGAACCAAATTGGTTTCAATGACGGACAGTACACTAACCCGGTTTGGGGGGCTGAACATAACGTAGCTACCTCTGTAGATGATCGTGTAACGGGTAGAGCTTTTGCCGAATACAAAGTGAATTCCTGGATCAACATCAACTATAACTTCGGGGTGAACAGAGCCATGACTTCCCGTGATGAGTTGATCGACAGAAGTTCCTACGGTGGTACAGGCGGTGAAAACGCTTTGGGCTCTTTGAAGGAGGATTTGTATACCACTCAAGAGGTACAATCAACTTTATTAGCCATTTTAAAACCACGTATCTCAGACTTCATGACCTTGGACATTAAACTGGGTAATGATGTTAACTGGAGAAACAGTAGAAGACAGACTGTACACGGTGTAGACTTTATCGTACCGGGTGTTTACAATATCATGAACACGAACATCCGTAGATTCTCTGCTGATGAGAAATACAACAGACGTTTGGTGGGTCTATTTGCTGATGCTACCTTAGGATTCAAGAACGTAGCTTTCTTGAACGTATCAGCACGTCAGGATAGAACTTCAACGCTTCCATTTGAGAATGCTACCTATTTCTATCCGGGAGTTTCAGGTTCGGTGATCTATTCTGATCTATTTGATATCAAGTCAAGCTGGTTTAGTTACGGTAAGATCCGTGCAGGTTGGGCCAAAGTGGGTAATGACGCTCAGCCACAGAGAGGAGAAGATATCTTCGTGATCAACTCTAACGGGTTTATGGGCCTTCCTAGGGCGAGTAGAGGTACTACTACTTATGACCCTAACTTAACACCAGAGTTTACTTCTGAGCTAGAACTTGGTACAGACTTCGCATTATTCAAGAACAGAATCTCCGGTGAGGTGACCTGGTACGACAAGCGTTCTACTAACCTTATCTATGCTATCTCTGTACCTACTACTACGGGTTATAGCTCTTACTATACTAACATTGGTGAGATCAGAAACACAGGTTGGGAGATCGGTTTAAGTGTGAAACCTGTAGTTAAGAATGATCTTAACTGGGTGGTTAGAGGTGCATTCACTAAGAACATTAACACAGTAGAAAGTTTAGTAGACGGTATAGATAGAGCGAACATTGGCTCTATGGCCTATATCGAGCCAGGCATGCCATACGGATACCTTAGAGGAAGTAAAGCCGCTCGTGATGAAGAAGGTAATCTGTTAGTTGACGCTAACACCGGTATGGTTTACACTGACCCTACTCAAGGTATGGTAGGTAACCCAACGCCTAAATTCAAATTAGGTATCACTAACGTGGTGAACTACAAAGGATTTACCTTTAACGTACTATGGGATATGACTTACGGTGGAGATCTGTACTCTGAAAGTGTACAAAGTATGCTAGGTAGAGGTACTACGCGCGATACAGAAGACAGAGAGTGGAACGCAGTGATCAAAGGTGTGGTAGCTAACCCAATCCCTGTAGTAGGTGCTGATGGAGTTTCAAGATATGTACCATTATTAGTGGACGGTCAAAAGATTCCTAACCAAACCAGAATCACTTCTAACGATTTGTATTTCTCCTCAGGTTCTAACGTAGGTACATTCGCTACTAACGGTGCTACTGAATTCTCTATCTATGATGCTACAGTATATCGTTTGAGAGAGATTTCCATAGGATATGACCTACCAAAGCATATTGTAAGCAAGATGAAGTTACAAAATGTAAACATCTCAGTGAGTGGTAGAAACCTTTGGTATATGGCACCTAACATGCCTAAGTATATCAACTTTGACCCTGAAATTGGTTCATTCGGTAGTAGCCAGGTGCAAGGGGTGGAATTATCAGGTGCGCCAACAGCAAAACGTTACGGACTTAACTTGAATGTTACATTCTAA
- a CDS encoding YciE/YciF ferroxidase family protein yields the protein MMNTSSIKKSETSTAKNQAKTDTLKKANTAPSKAGKVKAKSDAAKSLDDLYEDGLKDIYWAEKALLKALPKMEKNASDEGLKKGITKHLKETEIHVKRLEECFEELGKKAKAEKCDAMAGLIEEGEGIMEETQVGAVRDAGIIAAAQKVEHYEIATYGTLAAFAKVLGHKKGLKLLLATLNEEKQCDESLTGLADTALNSQAIKN from the coding sequence ATGATGAACACCAGCAGCATAAAAAAATCCGAAACGTCCACAGCTAAAAATCAAGCTAAAACGGACACCTTAAAGAAAGCGAACACCGCTCCAAGTAAAGCGGGAAAGGTAAAAGCCAAATCAGATGCAGCTAAAAGTCTGGATGATCTGTATGAAGACGGATTAAAAGACATCTATTGGGCAGAGAAAGCCCTTCTAAAGGCCTTACCAAAGATGGAGAAAAACGCTTCAGACGAAGGACTGAAAAAAGGCATCACTAAACATTTGAAGGAAACAGAAATTCATGTCAAAAGACTAGAGGAATGTTTTGAAGAATTAGGTAAGAAAGCAAAAGCTGAGAAATGTGATGCCATGGCCGGACTGATAGAAGAAGGTGAAGGCATCATGGAAGAAACCCAAGTAGGTGCAGTCAGAGATGCGGGAATCATAGCAGCTGCTCAAAAAGTTGAACACTATGAGATAGCCACTTACGGAACACTGGCCGCTTTTGCTAAAGTTTTAGGACATAAAAAAGGACTAAAACTCCTACTAGCTACGCTTAATGAAGAAAAGCAATGCGACGAAAGCCTTACAGGACTGGCAGACACAGCACTTAATTCACAGGCCATTAAGAACTAA
- a CDS encoding TetR/AcrR family transcriptional regulator, which translates to MRPRDNAKLDKIKSHAISSIVKEGFDQFSIQKLAKACSISVGTIYIYFKDKESLIFTIAQEVSDAYYQAMLKNFSPDMDLREGLWVQWENRANFALKEPIQLAFHDLLLNSPLYHLTLTPLHDQLTEYFSLFVNNHTEKGNIKPMSGEVYSSLVYGPLNHLIRFHQRGRTFRGKPYSFSMNDMRESFEFVLKILQ; encoded by the coding sequence ATGAGGCCGAGAGATAACGCGAAGCTGGATAAGATTAAATCCCATGCTATAAGCTCCATAGTGAAGGAAGGATTTGATCAATTCTCCATCCAAAAATTAGCGAAGGCATGTTCCATTTCAGTTGGCACCATATATATCTATTTCAAAGACAAAGAATCCCTCATTTTCACGATCGCTCAGGAAGTTAGTGATGCCTACTATCAAGCTATGTTGAAGAACTTTTCACCTGACATGGATCTACGAGAAGGACTATGGGTTCAATGGGAAAACCGTGCAAATTTTGCCTTAAAAGAACCTATCCAACTAGCATTTCATGACCTCCTCCTAAATTCTCCTCTATACCATTTAACACTGACACCCTTGCACGATCAACTCACTGAATACTTTTCCCTTTTTGTGAATAACCACACCGAGAAAGGAAATATAAAACCTATGAGTGGAGAAGTTTACTCTAGCTTAGTTTACGGACCACTCAATCATCTCATAAGATTTCATCAAAGAGGAAGAACCTTCAGAGGAAAACCTTACTCCTTTTCTATGAATGACATGAGAGAATCTTTCGAATTTGTACTTAAAATCTTACAATGA